The Kocuria sp. TGY1127_2 genome includes a window with the following:
- the tatA gene encoding Sec-independent protein translocase subunit TatA, producing the protein MFGRLFDHPIYLLILLVIILLLFGAPKLPGMARSLGQSMRIFKSEVKEMKDDKDEASNKKHVVNGEVVDNGNSSGSHSADGAAGDSDVRDQGKTKN; encoded by the coding sequence ATGTTCGGTAGGCTCTTTGACCATCCTATTTATCTCTTGATCCTGCTGGTGATCATTCTGTTGCTCTTCGGTGCTCCGAAGCTTCCGGGCATGGCCCGCAGCCTCGGCCAGTCGATGAGGATCTTCAAGTCCGAGGTCAAGGAAATGAAGGACGACAAGGACGAGGCGTCCAACAAGAAACATGTTGTCAATGGTGAGGTCGTTGACAACGGCAACAGCAGCGGCTCGCACAGTGCCGATGGTGCGGCTGGGGATTCAGATGTCCGCGATCAGGGCAAGACAAAGAATTAG
- the tatC gene encoding twin-arginine translocase subunit TatC, which translates to MATKYSRKGNPQAQMALREHLREFRNRLIKAAIATVIGAVAGFFFYYPVMGAITSPIADIARDHGRNATINFNGVASAFDIMVQVSLAIGLVLASPVWLYQLWAYIMPALHKKEKLYAASFLCVSVPLFLLGIWIAWLCMPAAVKTLTAFTPEGESNFIEAKTYISFVVKLILSFGISFVIPVALVGVNMMGLIRGRTILKSWRWVVVIVALLAAMTAPGTDVMTMFYLMAPLLVLFFLAIAICMYNDKRRDKKRAKLAETYSTEADEATRSDQLEGLGR; encoded by the coding sequence ATGGCAACTAAGTACAGCCGGAAAGGCAACCCACAGGCGCAGATGGCGTTGCGGGAGCACTTGAGAGAGTTCCGCAATCGGCTCATCAAGGCCGCCATAGCAACCGTGATCGGTGCTGTTGCCGGATTCTTTTTCTATTACCCGGTCATGGGCGCCATCACCAGCCCCATAGCCGATATTGCGCGTGATCACGGGCGGAATGCGACCATCAATTTCAATGGTGTCGCGTCAGCCTTCGACATCATGGTCCAGGTCTCGCTCGCCATCGGTTTGGTCCTGGCATCACCGGTATGGCTCTACCAGTTGTGGGCCTACATCATGCCGGCCCTGCACAAGAAGGAAAAACTCTACGCCGCGAGTTTCTTGTGCGTATCCGTGCCGCTTTTCCTCTTGGGCATCTGGATCGCTTGGCTGTGCATGCCGGCTGCCGTCAAGACCCTGACGGCATTCACCCCCGAGGGGGAATCCAACTTCATCGAGGCGAAAACGTACATTTCCTTCGTGGTGAAGCTGATCCTTTCCTTCGGTATTTCATTCGTCATCCCGGTCGCTCTGGTCGGCGTCAACATGATGGGGCTGATTCGTGGCCGTACCATCTTGAAGTCTTGGCGCTGGGTCGTGGTGATCGTTGCATTGCTGGCCGCAATGACCGCCCCCGGCACGGATGTCATGACGATGTTCTACCTCATGGCGCCCCTCCTCGTTCTCTTCTTCCTGGCCATTGCCATCTGCATGTACAACGACAAGCGGCGGGACAAGAAGCGCGCGAAATTGGCGGAAACATACAGCACCGAAGCCGACGAAGCCACTCGGAGCGACCAATTGGAAGGCTTGGGCCGATAA